DNA from Ferrovum sp. PN-J185:
ATTTGAAGGCAACTGACGCCATAAGGAGTATGGTTTCATTTCATACAAAATGGAATAAAGGACTGACAATTACTCAAAAAGACTGTCAAGATTTGTTAGATAACTATTTGATTCTCAAAGAACATGCTCAAATTTGGCAAGATAGTTTATTGGTTCAAACAAGCCTAATTGACCAACTTGTCCAGTTTTTAGAAAAAAACAATAAAAATTGAGTATAATATTGGGCTTAATTCATCCTTTGAGATCCATTATGAAACAAGCTCAAGAATTACGTTCCGGAAACGTTATCATGGTTGGCAAAGACCCCATGGTCATTCAGAAAACAGAATACAATAAAGGTGGTCGTAGTGCTGCTGTTGTTAAAATGAAATTGAAAAATCTACTCACAGGTGCTGCCAGTGAAGTAGTGTACAAAGCTGATGACAAATTAGACCAAGTAATCTTAGAGCACAAAGAAGTTACTTATTCCTATTTTGCTGACCCCTCATATGTATTCATGGATGCTGAATACAATCAATTTGAAGTGGACCAAGAAAATATGGGTGAAGCGCTAAACTATCTTGAAGATGGGATGGCTTGTGAAATCACACTCTATGATGGACGTCCTATTTCTGTTCAGTTACCTAATTCATTAGTTCGTGAAATTGAGTATACAGAACCTGCCGTGCGTGGAGACACCTCTGGCAAAGTGCTAAAACCAGCCAAACTTAAAAATGGTTTTGAAATTGCAGTTCCTTTGTTTTGTGAACCTGGCGACAAAATTGAAATTGATACCACTACCGGTGAGTATCGTCGTCGCGTTAACTCCTAAGCGTTATCACTATGTTAATTACACGCCCAGACATTTTACCTGGGCGTGTTTTTTTTCTTGAACACCATTCCCAGGTTTTACATAATAACCCTCTCAATGATCCTGTAATTCGTCAGCATCCAGTTTGGGTACCACCCCGTTTTGAAGAAAAAAGCAAACAAGGTCAACGTTTTCCATTGGTTTTTGAATTGGCTGGTTTTTTAGGCACTGGTGCTGGTAGGATTGCATGGCGCGCTTTTGACGAGAATATTGTAGATAGACTTAGTCGTCTTTACCATGAACAAACCATTCCTGATCTGATTGTTGTCTTCCCAGACGCCTTTACCCGTTTAGGTGGCAATCAATACATAAATTCAAGTGCCATAGGACAATACGGAGACTTTATAAACCAAGAGCTGTTGGCTTTTGTTGATCACACTCTACCGACAATTAGAGCACCTGAGAAACGTGTCATCTATGGTAAGTCCTCTGGAGGGTACGGTGCTAT
Protein-coding regions in this window:
- the efp gene encoding elongation factor P, which gives rise to MKQAQELRSGNVIMVGKDPMVIQKTEYNKGGRSAAVVKMKLKNLLTGAASEVVYKADDKLDQVILEHKEVTYSYFADPSYVFMDAEYNQFEVDQENMGEALNYLEDGMACEITLYDGRPISVQLPNSLVREIEYTEPAVRGDTSGKVLKPAKLKNGFEIAVPLFCEPGDKIEIDTTTGEYRRRVNS